In the genome of Budorcas taxicolor isolate Tak-1 chromosome 7, Takin1.1, whole genome shotgun sequence, the window ACCCCTCCTGGAGGACACCCTTGTTGACATGCCCGGAAACCTGCTGGGGGGTCTGCACTCAGTGCAAGGCAAGGGCTGGGTTGGGGCAGCCGAGCCAATGGTTTACCAGCCACCCCAGATCCCTTGGCCAGTCTGGGCGGTGCCCGGCTGCCAAGTGCTGAGCCTACTTCTCGGGGTGCTCACCCAGGAGAGGGCAGTAACTGCAGAGCAGGCTGCCAGCCCCACCAGCCACTGCCCCCCAATGCTATGCATATCACCGAGATGCCTAACAGTCCCCCATGAGTTAGAGCCACTAAAGCTCCTACAAGTTTGCCTGGCACGTCATTTGTGGGGTCTGTGTCAGCCGTTAGCTTCATTGTCTGTCTTTTTCTGACAAACCTGTTACTTTTGATCACTGAGAACATGCCTTCCCTACCCGCCACCAGTCAGGTGCTTTACACCCTGGGTCCTTGAGATGGAGAATCATGTCTGTCCATCTTTACTGAGGCctcttgtgtgccaggcacccGGCCAAGAACTTTCTCCAGCGTCTGGCACTCTTTGTCCCAGCACCTCCATGGAATGGGTGCTGCAACTGCtcacatttcacagatgggaacactgaggctCGGGGACATCAATTTACTTACTGCGGTTTTCATTGCCAGGTTCACGTCATTGGGTCTTGCATCCTACCTGCCCCCCTCCCCGTACCTGAGGGCAGTAGCATGGCCAGGGGGGCAATCTTGCCATGTCTTCTCTGTCTCATCGTAGACACACCCCTCCATGCTGAGGGACCCTCAGAGATGGCCGcgaggaggcagggaaggggtcTCTGCTGTTTCTATAGATAAGGATGCAGATGCTGGAGACAAGATTCCTGCCTTCTCTCCCCTAGGCCACAGTTCTTCCCCCACAGTCATCATTTTAGGAACTGCTGTGCTGTGTGACCTCCCAAGGTCACTGGACCTCTCTGAGCActgaggaggggacagaggatgagaggactCCCTTGCAGAGAGTTCTGTTCCTATGGACACATCAGAGCTGGGTGGCAGGCCAGACTGTAGTCTGGGTTTGGAGTTTAGGAAGTGGGGCTTTCTCTAGACTAagtttagttttctcatctataaccTGGAAAACCGGCTTTATGATTTGCAAAATTTTGGACCTCTGGCACCAGGATCACACTTAGGGGATGCGGGAAGGAGAGCAGCTTTAAAATGCAAGTTCCCAGGACTGTGGCCCTGGACCAAAGGATTCACTGCTTCCAGGGCTGAGGCCCTGCCATCTGCATTTTAAAGATACCCCACCATGCAGCTCCCGTGGGCTTGAGGGACAGCAAAGAGCCTGTGATGGCTGGAGACAGGCACCACTTCACCTGTTTTGCAGAGGAGAAAACACTCAGGGAGGCAAGGCAGCTTGCCCCAGTCACAGACCCAGGGAAAAGCCAGTGCCTCTTGGGGGCTGGGGGAGCGCACAGTTGGAGGGAGCTGCGGGTGTGCACCCCATGCCGGCATCTCCACGCTCCTTCCAGTCAAGTCTTTCCACACCCTGAAAGAGCTCAAGCCCCAGATTTCACTGAGGGAAAGCAGACAGGCAGAGGATGCGGCTCTGAATGGCAAAGTCAACCAGATCGATGGGGAGGCAGGAGAAATGCTGCCTCCTCCGAGAAGCCCACCCCTCTCGCTCCCTCCCAACCTGGGTGGGCCTTTTGCATCTGACACTCCTCTCTGTGCAGGGTCGGTCTGGGGTTCTAGCAGCCGCAGCTGCGAGCTCTCCCGGCCCCGCCCCACAGCCCCGTGTGGAAGATGCCTGAACAGAGCAACGACTACCGAGTGGTGGTGTTCGGGGCGGGCGGCGTGGGCAAGAGCTCGCTGGTGCTGCGCTTCGTCAAAGGCACGTTCCGGGACACCTACATCCCCACCATCGAGGACACCTACCGGCAGGTCATCAGCTGCGACAAGAGTGTGTGCACGCTGCAGATCACTGATACCACGGGCAGTCACCAGTTCCCGGCCATGCAGCGGCTGTCCATCTCCAAGGGCCATGCCTTCATCTTGGTCTTCTCAGTCACCAGCAAGCAGTCGCTGGAGGAGTTGGGCCCCATCTACAAGCTCATCGTGCAGATCAAGGGCAGCGTGGAGGACATCCCCGTCATGCTGGTGGGCAACAAGTGCGACGAGACCCAGCGGGAGGTAGACACCCGCGAGGCCCAGGCTGTGGCCCAGGAGTGGAAGTGCGCCTTCATGGAGACTTCGGCCAAGATGAACTACAATGTCAAAGAGCTCTTCCAGGAGCTGCTCACGCTGGAGACGCGCCGGAACATGAGCCTGAACATCGACGGCAAGCGCTCCAGCAAACAGAAGAGGACAGACCGCATCAAGGGCAAATGCATTCTCATGTGAGCCCAGAGAGCCCGCCACCACCGGCACCCCTTTGTCCCAGGCACAGGTCTCTCCCCAAGTCCTGTGTCCTCTTCctgctccctttctcctcctctcccggcctccctcccacctcttccaCTTCTCTCCCTTCATCCACCATTTacggaggggaaactgaggccttgcCGAGCCTGTGGCAGATCTGGGCTTGTGGCAACCCAGCTCTGTTGCAtcactctgttgtcccctccc includes:
- the DIRAS1 gene encoding GTP-binding protein Di-Ras1 — its product is MPEQSNDYRVVVFGAGGVGKSSLVLRFVKGTFRDTYIPTIEDTYRQVISCDKSVCTLQITDTTGSHQFPAMQRLSISKGHAFILVFSVTSKQSLEELGPIYKLIVQIKGSVEDIPVMLVGNKCDETQREVDTREAQAVAQEWKCAFMETSAKMNYNVKELFQELLTLETRRNMSLNIDGKRSSKQKRTDRIKGKCILM